In one window of Syngnathus scovelli strain Florida chromosome 20, RoL_Ssco_1.2, whole genome shotgun sequence DNA:
- the cdc42bpab gene encoding serine/threonine-protein kinase MRCK alpha isoform X1: MSGEVRLKKLEKLILDGPAESSGQCLSVETLLDVLVCLYDECNNSPLRREKNILEFLDWAKPFTSKVKQMRLHKEDFEILKVIGRGAFGEVAVVKVRNTDKVFAMKILNKWEMLKRAETACFREERDVLVNGDSQWITTLHYAFQDDNNLYLVMDYYVGGDLLTLLSKFEDRLPEDMARFYLAEMVLAIESIHQLHYVHRDIKPDNILLDRNGHIRLADFGSCLKLMDDGTVQSSVAVGTPDYISPEILQAMEDGKGKYGPECDWWSLGVCMYEMLYGETPFYAESLVETYGKIMNHKERFQFPQQITNSVSEEAKDLVRRLICSREYRIGQNGIKDFKQHPFFAGIDWDNIRLCEAPYIPEVSSPTDTSNFDVDDDSLKNSETMPPPSHTAFSGHHLPFVGFTYTSKCTISDRGCLRQLSGEAGKTGQGQVDADIHRSVQDSLAVEAYERRIHRLEQEKLELNRKVQDLSKTVQAHQRPTGEVLLNANKEGEIRSLKSEIDILKKQIADSGQLEKQLEDVSMARRELEDSSKHIKMLEKQIKSLTREKDDLLKDLVESNEKMKSQSKDLKEAQGQRKLAVHEFSELNKDLSDLRSEKQQLSRQLRDKVEVMESQNQKIEALRLEVRKAEKAMKEMEAKMEERTAETLKERKVKERNEQYTRQLEGELERLKGKQVGSLAVSTPSNQFQAMGRLRGDLEKQTHIHEEELARQEAQHNTELNDLRQELRDAESQHLSMQKEMLVLKDKLEKTRRESQCEREELETDYKQKYEREKVLLTEENKKLSSELDKITSMFEKLNVSNRQLEEEMRELADKKESVAHWEAQITEIIQWVSDEKDARGYLQALATKMTEELEGLRNTSLGARATDMPWKMRRFAKLDMSARLELQSALDAEIRAKQGIQDELNKVKANNISTECKLQDIESRNQDLVAEIDRLKKENEELRLRRGVKHQDSQNSFLAFLNAPTSTLDQFDRSPSVGTASKGRRVDSMDNFTSSNTPSREDDQKSHRKSRSRSPSMASDMDPIELIDHSPRAVQNPSLRSGGYGSIGRSSPKPKAHQFVVKSFSTPTKCNQCTSLMVGLIRQGCTCEVCNFSCHVTCADKAPAVCPVPQDQTKGPLGIDPQRGIGTAYEGHVRVPKPTGVKKGWQRAMAVVCDFKLFLYEIGEGKTTQPSVVVSQVIDMRDEEFSVSSVLASDVIHASRKDIPCIFRVTASQLSPSSSHKPSILILADSDQERNKWVGLLNELHRILKKNKLKERFVYVPKEAYDSTLPLIKTTQSAAIIDHERVALGNEEGLFVIHVTKDEIIRVGDNKKVHHIDLIPQEQLLAVISGRNRHVRLVPTQALDGREIDSYKLGETKGCQTIVSGPVRNGSLTCLCVAMKRQIMCYEVNKSKVRHRRLRELQAPGLVQWMGLLNERLYVGYQSGFTRYSVHGDVSPVSLLHPEDHTLAFIPQQNLDALCAVEISSKELLLCFSAIGVYVDSQGRRSRQQELMWPAVPNGACYNAPYLSVYSENAVDVFDVNTMEWIQTIPLKKVRPLNVDGSLNLLGLETVRLIYFRNKTAEGDELVVPETSDNSRKQMVRSMTNKRRFSFRVPEEERLQQRREMLRDPEMRNKLISNPTNFNHVAHMGPGDGIQILKDLPMNVRIQESRAGFSGSVSIPSITKNRAEPGRSMSASSGLGIRSSSQNGSALRRELSGGSYSSKRQAMTSPSESSLSSGGGIDCVEAPLSQFDREWQAVSPSEKTPDLKRALRTLLSKMKDSDSPRHSTASNSSTFSSPPSPASPHKTKSLSLESTDRTGWDT, encoded by the exons cGAAACCTTTTACATCCAAAGTGAAGCAGATGCGGCTACACAAAGAAGACTTTGAGATCCTCAAAGTGATTGGACGAGGAGCTTTCGGAGAG GTAGCCGTCGTGAAAGTGAGAAATACGGACAAAGTATTTGCCATGAAGATTCTTAACAAATGGGAGATGCTGAAGCGAGCAGAG ACGGCATGTTTTCGAGAGGAGCGAGACGTGTTGGTTAACGGGGACTCCCAGTGGATTACCACTCTCCACTATGCCTTCCAAGATGATAACAATTTG TATCTGGTCATGGACTACTATGTGGGTGGTGACCTGCTCACGTTGCTCAGTAAATTCGAGGACCGACTCCCCGAGGATATGGCCAGATTCTACCTGGCTGAAATGGTGCTTGCTATCGAATCTATTCATCAGCTTCACTACGTTCACAG GGATATAAAGCCCGACAACATCCTATTGGATAGGAATGGCCATATCCGCTTGGCTGACTTTGGCTCCTGCCTCAAACTCATGGACGATGGAACG GTCCAGTCCTCTGTGGCTGTGGGGACACCAGACTATATATCTCCAGAAATCCTCCAGGCTATGGAGGATGGGAAGGGCAAGTATGGACCTGAATGTGATTGGTGGTCCCTGGGCGTCTGTATGTATGAAATGCTGTATGGAGAGACCCCCTTCTATGCTGAGTCCCTCGTGGAAACGTATGGCAAGATCATGAACCACAAG gagCGATTCCAGTTCCCACAACAGATAACAAATTCAGTTTCAGAGGAAGCAAAGGATCTCGTACGTCGGCTCATTTGCAGTCGAGAGTACCGGATAGGACAGAATGGAATTAAAGACTTCAAGCAGCATCCGTTTTTCGCTG GCATTGACTGGGACAATATCCGCTTGTGTGAGGCACCTTACATCCCGGAGGTCAGCAGTCCCACAGATACCTCCAACTTTGATGTGGATGATGACTCCCTCAAGAACTCA gagaCCATGCCCCCTCCCTCTCACACTGCCTTTTCTGGCCACCACTTGCCCTTTGTGGGCTTCACCTACACCAGTAAATG CACAATCTCTGATCGAGGTTGCCTTCGGCAGTTGTCAGGTGAGGCAGGCAAGACGGGTCAGGGACAGGTTGACGCAGACATCCACCGTAGCGTTCAGGACAGCCTAGCCGTAGAGGCCTACGAGAGGAGGATCCACCGTCTGGAACAGGAGAAACTGGAGCTGAACCGCAAAGTTCAAG ATTTGTCTAAGACGGTACAAGCACATCAGCGCCCAACTGGTGAAGTCCTTTTGAATGCCAACAAAGAGGGGGAGATCAGGAGTCTAAAGAGCGAGATTGACATCCTCAAGAAACAGATTGCTG ACTCAGGCCAATTGGAAAAACAGCTCGAAGATGTGTCGATGGCTCGTCGAGAACTAGAGGACTCCTCCAAACATATTAAGATGTTAGAGAAACAAATCAAAAGTCTCACAAGGGAGAAAGATGACTTGCTGAAG GACCTTGTGGAATCCAATGAGAAGATGAAGTCACAGTCAAAGGATCTGAAAGAAGCTCAGGGTCAGAGGAAACTGGCCGTGCATGAGTTTTCAGAACTCAATAAGGACCTCTCAGACCTCAG ATCGGAAAAGCAGCAACTGTCTCGCCAGTTGCGTGACAAAGTGGAGGTCATGGAGAGCCAAAATCAGAAAATTGAGGCTCTGCGCCTTGAGGTGCGCAAGGCGGAGAAGGCCATGAAAGAG ATGGAGGCTAAAATGGAGGAGCGGACGGCAGAGACACTTAAGGAGAGGAAGGTGAAAGAACGTAATGAGCAGTACACCCGGCAGCTGGAGGGGGAGCTCGAAAGGCTGAAG ggaAAACAAGTTGGCTCTTTGGCTGTCTCGACTCCATCCAACCAATTCCAGGCCATGGGCCGTTTGCGGGGTGACCTGGAGAAGCAGACCCACATACACGAGGAGGAACTGGCACGTCAAGAAGCCCAACACAACACCGAGTTGAACGATTTGCGCCAGGAACTACGTGACGCCGAAAGCCAGCATCTCAGCATGCAGAAAGAAATGCTGGTGCTCAAAGACAAGCTCGAGAAGACTCGAAGAGAGAG TCAATGTGAGCGGGAAGAGTTGGAGACGGATTACAAGCAGAAGTATGAAAGGGAAAAAGTTCTGcttactgaagaaaataaaaagctaTCCAGTGAATTGGATAAG ATAacgagcatgtttgagaagttgAACGTCTCCAACCGGCAACTTGAGGAAGAGATGAGAGAGTTGgctgacaaaaaggagagtgttGCTCACTGGGAGGCCCAGATCACAGAAATCATCCAGTG ggtGAGTGATGAGAAAGATGCTCGTGGTTACCTGCAGGCTTTGGCCACGAAGATGACGGAAGAGCTGGAGGGCCTGAGAAATACCAGTCTGGGAGCGAGAGCTACG GACATGCCTTGGAAGATGCGTCGCTTTGCCAAGTTGGATATGTCTGCTCGCCTGGAGTTGCAGTCCGCCTTAGATGCCGAGATCAGGGCCAAACAGGGCATTCAGGATGAGCTGAATAAGGTCAAGGCTAATAACATCTCCACGGAAtg TAAACTGCAGGACATAGAGAGTAGAAATCAGGACCTCGTGGCTGAAATCGACAGGCTGAAGAAAGAGAACGAGGAGCTGCGGTTACGCAGAG GTGTCAAGCATCAGGATTCCCAGAATTCTTTCTTAGCTTTTCTCAATGCCCCCACCTCAACACTTGACCAATTCGAT CGCTCACCATCCGTTGGCACGGCTAGCAAAGGCAGACGT GTGGACTCAATGGATAATTTTACAAGCTCCAACACTCCATCCCGGGAAGATGACCAGAAGTCTCACCGCAAGTCCCGCTCACGTTCACCCTCAATGGCCAGCGATATGGATCCCATAGAG TTGATAGATCATTCTCCTCGTGCAGTCCAGAACCCCAGTTTGCGCTCAGGAGGATATGGCAGTATCGGTCGCTCTTCCCCTAag CCCAAAGCACATCAGTTTGTGGTGAAATCATTCAGCACGCCCACTAAATGCAACCAGTGCACTTCTCTCATGGTGGGACTCATACGCCAAGGTTGCACCTGTGAAG TGTGCAACTTCTCCTGCCATGTCACATGTGCAGACAAGGCTCCAGCAGTATGTCCCGTTCCGCAGGATCAGACCAAAGGACCGCTCGGGATCGACCCTCAGAGGGGCATTGGGACTGCATACGAAGGGCACGTAAGG GTGCCTAAACCAACCGGAGTGAAGAAGGGCTGGCAGAGGGCCATGGCTGTGGTGTGCGACTTCAAACTTTTTCTCTATGAGATTGGAGAAGGAAAGACAACACAGCCGAGTGTAGTTGTGAGCCAGGTCATAGATATGAG GGACGAGGAGTTCTCCGTCAGCTCTGTTTTGGCCTCCGACGTTATTCACGCTAGCCGCAAAGACATCCCGTGCATCTTCAGA GTAACGGCGTCTCAGCTCTCCCCCTCCAGCAGCCACAAGCCATCCATCTTGATTCTAGCCGACAGTGACCAGGAGAGAAACAAATGGGTGGGCCTTCTCAATGAGCTCCACCGCATCCTCAAGAAGAACAAGCTCAAGGAGCGCTTCGTCTACGTCCCCAAGGAGGCTTACGACAGCACGCTGCCGCTCATCAAGACGACACAGTCGGCTGCTATCATAG atcACGAGCGCGTCGCCCTCGGCAACGAAGAAGGCCTCTTTGTCATCCACGTCACCAAAGATG AAATCATTCGAGTGGGCGACAATAAGAAGGTGCACCACATTGACCTGATCCCCCAAGAGCAGCTGCTGGCCGTCATCTCCGGACGGAACCGCCACGTCCGACTAGTCCCCACGCAGGCCCTGGATGGCCGCGAGATTGACTCCTACAAGCTCGGCGAGACTAAAGGCTGTCAAACCATCGTCTCCGGGCCCGTCCGTAACGGCTCGCtcacgtgtctgtgtgtggccaTGAAGAGGCAAATCATGTGCTACGAG GTGAACAAGAGCAAAGTCCGCCACCGTCGGCTGCGGGAACTGCAGGCTCCAGGGCTCGTCCAATGGATGGGTTTGCTTAATGAGCGGCTGTATGTGGGCTACCAGTCCGGCTTCACCCGCTACAG TGTCCATGGCGACGTGTCTCCAGTTAGCCTGCTCCATCCCGAGGACCACACCCTGGCTTTTATCCCTCAGCAGAACCTGGATGCCCTTTGTGCCGTGGAGATCTCTAGCAAGGAGTTGCTACTCTGCTTCAGTGCCATCGGCGTGTACGTGGACTCTCAAGGTCGCAGGTCACGCCAGCAGGAGCTCATGTGGCCTGCTGTGCCAAACGGCGCCT GCTACAATGCCCCTTATCTGTCAGTGTACAGTGAGAATGCAGTTGATGTGTTTGATGTCAACACTATGGAGTGGATTCAGACCATCCCGCTAAAGAAG GTGCGACCGTTGAATGTCGATGGCTCCCTAAACCTGTTGGGCCTGGAAACAGTGCGGCTCATCTACTTTAGAAACAAAACAGCAG aGGGCGACGAGCTGGTCGTCCCGGAGACGTCAGACAACAGCAGGAAGCAGATGGTACGCAGCATGACCAATAAGAGACGCTTCTCCTTCAGGGTGCCAGAAGAAGAACGACTTCAGCAGAGGAG AGAGATGCTGCGGGATCCAGAAATGAGGAACAAGCTGATCTCCAACCCTACAAACTTTAACCATGTTGCCCACATGGGACCTGGGGATGGAATCCAGATTCTCAAAGACTTGCCAATG AACGTCCGCATCCAAGAGAGCCGTGCAGGCTTCAGCGGTTCCGTCAGCATCCCTTCCATCACCAAGAACAGAGCCGAGCCGGGCCGCTCCATGAGCGCCAGCAGTGGACTTGGCATAC GCTCGTCCTCCCAGAATGGCAGCGCCCTGCGTCGGGAGCTATCGGGCGGAAGCTACAGCTCCAAGCGCCAAGCCATGACCTCGCCCTCCGAGAGCTCCTTGTCCTCAGGTGGCGGCATTGACTGTGTGGAAGCTCCCCTCTCCCAGTTTGACAGAGAG